ggtctattcttgttgaatctcgatagtagtgatacacatattcataatgtagaagccaaaagatgcagagttgataatgatagtgcaacttatttgtggcactgccgtttaggtcatatcggtgtaaagcgcatgaagaaactccatactgatggacttttggaaccacttgattatgaatcacttggaacttgcgaaccgtgcctcatgggcaagatgactaaaacaccgttctccggtactatgaagagagcaacagattattggaaatcatacatacagatgtatgtggtccgatgaatgttgaggctcgtagcggatatcgttattttctcaccttcacagatgacttaagcagatatgggtatatctacttaatgaaacataagtctgaaacatttgaaaagttcaaggaattttagagtgaagttgaaaatcatcgtaacaagaaaataaagtttctacgatctgatcgtggaggaaaatatttgagttacgagtttggtgtacatttgaaaaattgtggaatagtttcgcaactcacgccacccggaacaccacagcgtaatagtgtgtccgaacgtcgtaatcgtactttactagatatggtgcgatctatgatgtctcttactgatttaccgctatcgttttggggatacgctctagagacggccgcattcacgttaaatagggcaccatcaaaatccgttgagacgacgccttatgaactgtggtttggcaagaaaccaaagttgtcgtttctgaaagtttggggctgcgatgcttatgtgaaaaagcttcaacctgataagctcgaacccaaatcggagaaatgtgtcttcataggatatccaaaggaaactattggatacaccttctatcacagatccgaaggcaagacttttgttgctaaattcggaaactttctggagaaggagtttctctcgaaagaggtgaGTGCGAGGAAAgtcgaacttgacgaggtaactgtacctgctcccttattggaaagtagtacatcacagaacactgtttctgcgacacctacaccaataagtgaggaagttaatgataatgatcatgaaacttcaggacaagatactattgaacctcgtagatcaaccagagtgagatccgcgccagagtggtacggtaatccagttttggaagtcatgctactagatcatgaagaacctacaaactatgaagaagcgatggtgagcccagattccgcaaaatggcttgaagccatgaaatctgagatgggatccatgtatgagaacaaagtatggactttggttgacttgcccgatgatcggcaagcatttgagaataaatggatcttcaagaagaagactgacgctgacggtaatattactgtctacaaagctcgacttgtcgcaaaaggttttcgacaagttcaaggggttgactacgatgagaccttctcacccgtagcgatgcttaagtctgtccgaatcatgttagcaattgccgcattttatgattatgaaatttggcagatggatgtcaaaactgcattcctgaatggatttctggaagaagagttgtatatgatgcaaccggaaggttttgtcgatccaaagggagctaacaaagtgtgcaagctccagcgatccatttatggactggtgcaagcctctcggagttggaataaacgttttgatagtgtgatcaaagcatttggttttatacagactttcggagaagcttctatttacaagaaagtgagtgggagctctgtagcatttctgatattatatgtggatgacatattactgattggaaatgatatagaatttctggatagcataaagggatacttgaataagagtttttcaatgaaagacctcggtgaagctgcttacatattaggcataaagatctatagagatagattaagacgcctaattggactttcacaaagcacataccttgacaagattttgaaaaagttcaaaatggatcaagcaaagaaagggttcttgcctgtgttacaaggtgtgaagttgagtcagactcaatgcccgaccactgcagaagatagagagtaaatgaaagatgttccctatgcttcagccataggctctatcatgtatgcaatgctgtgtaccagacctgatgtgtcccttgctataagcttagcagggaggtaccaaagtaatccaggagtggatcactggacagcggtcaagaacatcctgaaatacctgaaaaggactaagatatgtttctcgtatatggaggtgacaaagagctcatcgtaaaaggttacgttgatgcaagctttgacactgatccggacgattctaaatcgcagaccggatacgtgtttacattaaacggtggagctgtcagttggtgcagttctaaacaaagcgtcgtagcgggatctacatgtgaagcagagtacatagctgcttcggaagcagcaaatgaaggagtctggatgaaggagttcatatccgatctaggtgtcatacctagtgtatcgggtccaatgaaaatcttttgtgacaatactggtgcaattgccttagcaaaggaatccagatttcacaagagaaccaaacacatcaagagacgcttcaattccatccgagatctagtccaggtgggagacatagagatttgcaagatacatacggatctgaatgttgcagacccattaactaagcctcttccacgagcaaaacatgatcagcaccaagactccatgggtgttagaatcattactatgtaatctagattattgactctagtgcaagtgggagactgaaggaaatatgccctagaggcaataataaagttattatttatttccttatatcatgataaatgtttattattcatgctagaattgtattaaacggaaacataatacatgtgtgaatacatagacaaacttagtgtcactagtatgcctctacttgactagctcgttaatcaaagatggttatgtttcctaaccatgaacaaagagttgttatttgattaatgggatcacatcattaggtgaatgatctgattgacatgacccattccattagcttagcacccgatcgtttagtatgttgctattgctttcttcatgacttatacatgttcctatgactatgagattatgcaactcccgtttgccagaggaacactttgtgtgctaccaaacgtcacaacgtaactgggtgattataaaggagctctacaggtgtctccaaaggtagatgttgggttggcgtatttcgagaataggatttgtcactccgattgtcggagaggtatctctgggccctctcggtaatgcacatcacataagccttgcaagcattgcaactaatgagttagttgcaagatgatgtattacggaacgagtaaagagacttaccggtaacgagattgaactaggtattggataccaacgatcgaatctcgggcaagtaacataccgatgacaaagggaacaacgtatgttgttatgcgatctgaccgataaacatcttcgtagaacatgtaggagccaatatgggcatccaggtcccgctgttggttattgaccggagatttgtctcagtcatgtctacattgttctcgaaccgtagggtccgcacgcttaacgttacgatgacagttattatgagtttatgcattttgatgtaccgaagttagttcggagtcccggatgtgatcacggacatgacgaggagtctcgaaatggtcgagacataaagattgatatattggacggctatattcggacaccgNNNNNNNNNNNNNNNNNNNNNNNNNNNNNNNNNNNNNNNNNNNNNNNNNNNNNNNNNNNNNNNNNNNNNNNNNNNNNNNNNNNNNNNNNNNNNNNNNNNNNNNNNNNNNNNNNNNNNNNNNNNNNNNNNNNNNNNNNNNNNNNNNNNNNNNNNNNNNNNNNNNNNNNNNNNNNNNNNNNNNNNNNNNNNNNNNNNNNNNNNNNNNNNNNNNNNNNNNNNNNNNNNNNNNNNNNNNNNNNNNNNNNNNNNNNNNNNNNNNNNNNNNNNNNNNNNNNNNNNNNNNNNNNNNNNNNNNNNNNNNNNNNNccccccgggggaagtaatgggccttattgggcctgaggggagagagagggcagcagcccaagaggtggcgcgcccccctcatggggagtccgaattggactaggagggggggcgcggcccccctttccctctccctctccctctctttccttccccctcaagtctcctagttggactaggaaaggggagtcctactcccactaggaggaggactccccctccccttggcgcgccccatagggccggccagcctcccccttgctcctttatatacgggggcaggggggcaccctaggacacacaagttgatccacgtgattgttccttagccatgtgtggtgccccctgccaccatattccacctcgatcatatcgttgtagtgcttaggcaaagtcctgcgttggtagaacatcattatcgtcaccacgccgttgtgctgacggaactcatccccgaagctttgctggatcggagcccgaggagcgtcatcgagctgtacgtgttctaagaactcggaggtgccggagtaacgttgcttggatcggtcggatcgggaagacgtacgactacttcctctacgttgtgtcaacgcttccgttgcggtctacgagggtacgtagacaacactctcccttctcgttgctatgcatcaccatgatcttgcgtgtgcgtaggaaattttttgaaattactacgttcctcaacaccaATGGCAATGGAAAGACGTCCTTTCCACTAGGACTCCTTCCCTACCTAAACAGCTGCAGCGCTGCTCCGTCCAAATACTGTTTCATGTACGACTGCTACCCTCTGTAACTTCCCGTATGGCTGTTCGTCTCACGCCCTCCATGGCTGCATCATCAACCACCGCACCTCAGGAGTCCTCTCCGTCGACGTGTCAGGTGTCACAGAGGGTCATGTATATAGAGGTAGTTAATTTGATTCACTCAATTTGATGAAGGTGCCCTATTTGGGCGTTGCAAGGAATTCGTGCATGCTGCTCTTGAGCTTTTTATGATGTTGGATAGAGCAGAGAGCATTTGTTTATGCTAAGTATTTTATTAGCCTTCTTCTGCCAGCTGAGCTCTGAAACATATAGGAAGTTTAGCTTTCAGGTTGAGCACGTCAGGATTTCTGTCAATAGAAGTGCCGACGGATAGTATAAGCTAATGTATGATTTGTGTCTTCTGTTTCAGGCCAGTATATGTTAACTGATCCATATTATTAGTTAGTTTTTGAGAACGTGGATACCAATGCTTTCCATGATAATCAAGGAGGAGAAAATAATGCGTATAGCCCATCAACTTTTTGTTGGTATTTGATCATGATTGGTTGATATTTGAGAACAGAGAAAGTCATGGTATCGACAAGAATGCAGCAAGTCGGATATTAGATATATTCTCAAACAATCATGGGAACCTAATTGGCTTATTCCTAGGCTACCAATTCCAATATATGTGGAGCACTTGTGCTTTATCGTGCGGAACTTCAATCTGTTGATAACAAACATATAGCGGTATGTACAAATATTGCCACGCCCTGTGCattccacacacacaaaaaaaactatGCATTGCGTCGCGCCGACGGCCGTTGGGCGATAGCACAGGCCAAACAAGAGACTCTGTATATTCACACATTAATATGCATATATATAGCAAAAACAAGACTGACTTGCATATTTGATCCCTGCATGCATTTTCTAATTGTATTCATGGTTATTATGGAAGGTCTATTATACATTTATCCGGGTGGCAGAGAATCATACTATTGCACACCATTTCAGTTTTGAACCTGAAGGTTATATTGTACAAGACATGTCCCAACCAGTCTATGTTTCCCGGAACAATAACTATTGTTTTTGAGTGTCTAATATAAGTGAAAGTTCTACTATTTTCTTTTCCACTGGAGGTGGTCTACCTTCAGTAATTCATATAGTAGGGCCTACAAAAATTGGCTGCATGTTATGCATAGGCACTGGATCAGGAGACAATTCACAATTTTCACTCTGTTTTTTTTTTACTGCTGATGCGCTCTATATTATTCACTTAAGTTACATACATATGCTAGAACACATGCCACTGNNNNNNNNNNNNNNNNNNNNNNNNNNNNNNNNNNNNNNNNNNNNNNNNNNNNNNNNNNNNNNNNNNNNNNNNNNNNNNNNNNNNNNNNNNNNNNNNNNNNNNNNNNNNNNNNNNNNNNNNNNNNNNNNNNNNNNNNNNNNNNNNNNNNNNNNNNNNNNNNNNNNNNNNNNNNNNNNNNNNNNNNNNNNNNNNNNNNNNNNNNNNNNNNNNNNNNNNNNNNNNNNNNNNNNNNNNNNNNNNNNNNNNNNNNNNNNNNNNNNNNNNNNNNNNNNNNNNNNNNNNNNNNNNNNNNNNNNNNNNNNNNNNNNNNNNNNNNNNNNNNNNNNNNNNNNNNNNNNNNNNNNNNNNNNNNNNNNNNNNNNNNNNNNNNNNNNNNNNNNNNNNNNNNNNNNNNNNNNNNNNNNNNNNNNNNNNNNNNNNNNNNNNNNNNNNNNNNNNNNNNNNNNNNNNNNNNNNNNNNNNNNNNNNNNNNNNNNNNNNNNNNNNNNNNNNNNNNNNNNNNNNNNNNNNNNNNNNNNNNNNNNNNNNNNNNNNNNNNNNNNNNNNNNNNNNNNNNNNNNNNNNNNNNNNNNNNNNNNNNNNNNNNNNNNNNNNNNNNNNNNNNNNNNNNNNNNNNNNNNNNNNNNNNNNNNNNNNNNNNNNNNNNNNNNNNNNNNNNNNNNNNNNATATTTCCATCAGGAGCTACGGTCTATTGAATCGTTTATTTATCATTTGTTCTTCGAACTTTAATGCACATGCGAATTTAATTGTGACAGTGTACCAATGGGAGCAGTCCTCATTTAGTATATCTTACATGGTGATATTGCTCTTTCATTTGGATTAAAGCATGGTTGTGAAGTAGTATATCCTGGGGAAGGCCAATGGGATTCGGAGCAACAAAGCATTGTCGGATGTATATACTTCATATTTGTATTCTGATGCGATGCATGTACAGCAAGCGTATTCTAAGATAGACATAGTGGATCAACttaaatactttgatgcaaaaaATCATGTCGAATATTTAATAAATCTTGGAGCATATGGATGGATGATATTAGACAAATCAACTAACGTATAATAGCAATGCTACTAAATCTGAGATAAGCGGAGAAAATGTGAAATGTTCTGATTTTAGCCAGCGATATTTGATTTAACATTTGTTTGTAATTTTGTGAGAAAGATGCTTTAAAAAAAGTATGCCAAGGAGTTCCTCCTTTGTTGTCGGACTATATATGCAGTGAAAATCATAAAAGCACATAACAGGAATAACGTGTGCATCCAAAATTTACAAAATTTCTAAAcaataattttaaaaaaaaaattattTTACTTTTTTGTGGTCTCTTTCTCATTTTACTATCATTTATGATATTACAAACACATGTTCATATGAAAATATATTAGTCAAAATCAGATTGTAAGGTCCATTAGAAGTATataaaatctagccgcgcaaatgcgcgggtaacTTCGCTAGTTTACCTGGAAGAGAATACAAGCGCTGAGCTTGCACGCAGGTAGCTTTCAAGGGCCCTCCGGACAAGACCCTCCCTGCATGAAATGGCAGCAAAGATTCACAACAGTAATAACCTGCTCGTCATATATACGTCAAATTTGTCGCAGGCGAACTTCTGGGCTCAACCAAGAGCGACGGTCCCCCCGCTCCCGCTCCCGTTCCTTCCTAGGGTTTCTTGCGCCGCCGCCGGCTTCCtaaccgcgcgccgccgccgcttgccctcccccgcccccacccctcctcctcccctccctcccNNNNNNNNNNNNNNNNNNNNNNNNNNNNNNNNNNNNNNNNNNNNNNNNNNNNNNNNNNNNNNNNNNNNNNNNNNNNNNNNNNNNNNNNNNNNNNNNNNNNNNNNNNNNNNNNNNNNNNNNNNNNNNNNNNNNNNNNNNNNNNNNNNNNNNNNNNNNNNNNNNNNNNNNNNNNNNNNNNNNNNNNNNNNNNNNNNNNNNNNNNNNNNNNNNNNNNNNNNNNNNNNNNNNNNNNNNNNNNNNNNNNNNNNNNNNNNNNNNNNNNNNNNNNNNNNNNNNNNNNNNNNNNNNNNNNNNNNNNNNNNNNNNNNNNNNNNNNNNNNNNNNNNNNNNNNNNNNNNNNNNNNNNNNNNNNNNNNNNNNNNNNNNNNNNNNNNNNNNNNNNNNNNNNNNNNNNNNNNNNNNNNNNNNNNNNNNNNNNNNNNNNNNNNNNNNNNNNNNNNNNNNNNNNNNNNNNNNNNNNNNNNNNNNNNNNNNNNNNNNNNNNNNNNNNNNNNNNNNNNNNNNGCCGCCGGTTCCCCGCGCATGGTGGCCGGCGGCGGTGTGGCAAGGCGGCGGCGCTGCTGCTTGCCACGGTGGCCCTCGACGCGGCGACACGGCCGTTGGTTGTGGGGCGGCATGGTGGCGCTGTTGGCCGGCAGCGCCCACCGAGCCCAGATCTGGGCCCGTTTGGGCCCCGTCTGGGTTGGGTCGGGCCGGTGGCACGGCGCTCGGCGGTGTCGCTTCCTAGTGGcagtggcgaggcggcggcggtctaCGGGCAGCGAGTACTTCGTTGGTCGGCGTGTTGCAGCGCGGTGACAGGGACTGTCCGGGTCCACGTGGGCCTGACAAGTCCTCGTCGCCGTGTCCGGTCGGCTTTGCTCTTGCGATGGAGGTTGTTCCCTCCCACCGGTCGAGTAGTGCCCGCTCTCGTGGCCGTTGTCTCCTTTCCCTCTCCAGGCCTCGTGTTGGCAGCTCCAGAGAGACGGCGAGGATGGTCCGGTAACCGTGGTGGCACATGCTGGTGGGCGGCTGCGTGGGTGGTGCACTTCGAAGTGTctggagtggtggtggtggttgtggatcaggagaaatccttgtCGGCCCGTCGACACCGATGCGATGACGCCTGCGGGTGCCGTCGAACCTTCCGGAGGGGCATCAGGTATATCCCTTCCCCACTATCCCTTGCGTACCGGGGAAACCCTAGAACTTGTTCGGGCAACAACGGCGGCatcgtcgcattccttcttgaaggtgttgcttgctGTGCGGCGCTTCGGTGCTGGAAGCGTGGTGGTACTTCTTCGGAGGGTGCAGTGGTTGCCGGTCTGCCTTTCTTCGTTGATCGGTCGGTGTCGGcatttatttctcttttttcttcttgtttttcttttggGCTTTTCTGTGCTGCGGCCCCAGCAAGCTGGATGTATCGGgtgtttgctttataatataaagcgggggaaaaccctttttcttAAATTTGTCGCAGGCGGCAACAAGGCAGGCAAGCAGGCATGCCACCTCTGTTGAGGTGCCTAGGAAGATCATGACACACTCCAGGTACCACCCAGCTGCCTTGAGGAAATAAAATGACAGAAGAAGATCTTTTGTTCCatgaaaaaaaaactattttgagtctgcaGCAGACTTTCAGATATTTTGGCATGGTTGGCGTCTTTATTCCTTTTACACAGTTCGCACATATATTTGGTGCTGGAATGCAGGCAGCATGTAAATGGTGATCTGGGGCAAATTCATGCTAGAGCTGCGATGGTTATCTCATCTTTACAAATTTCTCCGATCGAGCGTGCGAAGATATTGCTGGACTTGACAACCTCCAGGCATATATTTAATTTAAAGCACCAAGTCCAAATCAAACACGTGAATAAGAACATCAAGTTCAACGTCCACAGTATTACTCCTACAAGCCAATGGAAACTACACTGTTTCCATCAAGTTGTCACTGATCAGTTTCTTATACCTCTTAGAGTTTTTGTATGTTACACTGTTTTACTTGTTCAACAGCCCCGTTATTCCTACTGTAAGCCCCTCTTTAGATCTGCCTCTGGAGTCTAGTCTAGAAAGAAAATAAGAGATGATTCCGTAGTCAAGCGTACTACTATGAACATTTTGTCAGCGCAGGTTATTAATTTAAAAGTTGGTAACTTCTCAGCGGCTGCAGAACTATTGTTGCCGGCTGTATATGACGATTCCCATTGACTATGTCTCATCGAAGTATAATTTACAAATATATTAAGTGAGTTGAGCGACAATGCTTGTTTTCTTTGACTACATCATGTGGTACACTTGTAAATTGTAAGAGCTTTCATCTCTGGAGACAAGTTCTGCATTGACAAGCAATCTAATATATAGAATTATTGGATGAAAGGCATTTTTACCCAACTCCTTCATAGTTGGCACTATTCACCTCTGAATGTTTTTTTATGTTAATGTCATTATTCCGCTAGTTAAACAGACCTTGCGGATCCTCTCAGATGTCCCTCTTTTCATTGGGAAACGTTTGTAATCGGCGCACCGGCCGAACACTGGGCCGGTCGCGCTCGCTCGCGAATACTGGTGGGCCACCAATCGTTTTCTTATCCACTCACGAAGGGAGCGACACATCCACTCGTTCCTTTtcgtttcttcttctttcttcgcaTCTTCTCCAATAGTTCTcttcccctccctcttcctcacagaAACCCACCATGGATCCACTTGATTGTGATCAAGCTTTTGTTCGTGTTgcgcctctctcctccatatagtaCTCCGCCATGGATCCCAAGAGGTGGATGCTGGAACCAGCATGTTTTTTTGCTGGATCCAACATGTGTTTGTGCTGGAACCACCTTGCGCCATTCATGGAGCCACCAGAGCATCGGTGTTGCAACGGGGCGCATCACGAAGAAGCGCGTTGGATGCTGGAACCGGCGCCCGTTGTTGCTGGAACCATCGCACACGGATGCTTCGAGCGGGGAACCTCGATGCGCTGCGACGATGATGGGCGCGGTGACTGTCGCCAGTACGGGAGTTGCAACCAGCGGCAAAATTTGCTGGAACTAGCAGCAAAAAAAGCTACAACCTCCTGCAAAATAAGCTACTACCGGCAACTGAAAAGTCTTGCTTTGCTAGAACGCACCACCGGCGTCACAGTTTTGCTACCACCGTGTCGCCGTTTTGTTACAACCGGAGTTtctttttgctacaaccggcagcCGGTGATGGTAGAACTGGCAGTGCGACAAACTACAAGCGGCAGACAGGGAATGTTACAACCACATCCTTTTTTTGCTACAACCCCATCCTGTTTTTGCTACCACCGGCGACTTTTTTGCTACATGCGTGGCAGACGACGGGCGCCGATGCTTCTACTTGACATGGAAAAAAGCTTCAACTCACCAAGGAGAAGTTACAACCGGTGGCGGAAAAAGCTTCAACAGGCATAGTGGAAAAAGCTTCAACCCCCATGAAAAATCTTCACCCGTGGAAAAATGCTTCAACCGGCGTAACAAAAGCTTCAACCAGAGgctaaaaaagcttcaaccggggACGAGTCTGTGGGCGCATGAGCGGCGACAGCGACGAGCGGCGACGGAGAGGGAGAGGACGGGGGTGCTGTGACGGCGAGGGAGAGGACGTGGATGCTTCCTATTCTCGCCGGAGCACACGCACGAGGTGGCTGGGGCAGGGACACATCGCGCCGCATGGATCTGAAGCGTGGGGAGTGAGGAAGAAGATGATATGACGTTGGGGAGGGGGGATCGGACGGCTCCTGCCTGCCAGATCGCACGGCTGCAGgctgaccggcccaaatttgggccggtgcaCCGGCGCGTATCACTGCCCCTTTTCATTCCTCTCTTGTGAAAAGAAGGTGAGAGATCGCATAGTCAAACATATTGCTGGTTAGTAGCATATGTCACAACATTTTGCGCGCACCGCTTCTTAGTCTAACATTGGGCGGTTTCTCTGCAATTGCACAAATATTATCCCAGGCTTTATCCTGACGATTCCCATTGACTATGTCTCTTCCATGTACTTTGTCAACTCCTCCCCGCCTCCGTAATGAGAAGCAGTGAAGTACAAGGATCGTATAAATACTCCTCTATCTTGAGAAGGTTGCATGAAGCTATAGGAACCATTTAGCATGACAATGCCCAATACCAATAGCATGTTCAGCTTTTCCTGTATTGTCGTCCTAGCCCTAGGCAGTAGAACCTGTAGTTGCTTGCAGTTTACTTATCCCAACTTCAACGCAATCAAGATGGATGATTTCACCTTCAGCCCAGGCTCAACAATTGCAGATGGTGCCTTGCAGATCACCCCAAGTACCGGAAACATGCGCCACCGGTCGGGGAGACTGGTTTATGCAAGGGAAACCCTCAAGCTGTGGAACAACAAGCGCATGGCGCCCACCTCGTTCAGGACAGATTTCCTGCTCAACATCCTCCCCGGTCAGAATGGGGCTGGAGAAGGTATGGCATTTGTTCTCACAAACAATCCATCGTTGCCCAACAAAAGCAGTGGCCAATGGCTTGGCATATGTAATGCCACGACAGATGGCACAAAGACGGATCCAGTAGTAGCTGTCGAGTTTGACACGAGGAGGAGCTATGAGGATGACCTTGACGCCAACCATATCGGCATCGACATCGACAGCATCAAATCTATTCGGCAGTACCCGCTTAGTAATGTTTCCATCATCCTCTCAAGTGGGTCTGATGTATGGGTCAGTATTAGGTACCACGGCACATCGAAATTGTTTCAAGTATTTCTAGTCCAACACAGCATTCGTGGGCGGTAGGTGTACCAAGGAGATATCTACATTGATCTATCACAGTTTCTGCAGGACAAGATATATCTGGTATTTGCAGGTTCCACTGGCAACTTCACCCAACTGAACCAGATAAAGGCGTGGAACTTCACCATGATAGATGAATAAGCCTGCGTTTCTTTGGCCTTCGGGCGGCAATTAGCGGGAGATGGAGCTATCGGACGTCGGGTTGCTCTTCACGGGAGGGACTCGACAACACAACAGTTTCTGCTCCAGGACCTCTACTTCCCTCATGAGGAAGTGATTATTGTGGAAAGTTGTACTATTGTATTGAGAGTGTTGAGTGTTCACTATGGTGTGCTTGTGAAGTTGTACGTTACATTCTTGCTTGTTTTCTGGCCGAATAATTTTATACATGTATCAGTTCTTTTTAATCACTTAAACAGGACCTATCAAACCAATGCTCTGACGATTTCTTAGCATGtccttttttttgtctttttaCCCTGCTATAAATTAAACTTTTAATATACCAAAATAAGACTCAGATAAAATGAAAGACATATTTTTAGGAGATTGCTTGTTGATCTACATTAAGAAGGAGATTGCAATAGGATTCTAGACAGAAGCAACTATTGATAAATTCAATTGCGACGAAACATTGTGTGCcattcaactttcaactaaaaattGTTGGTCATGACACCATTCAATTTGTTGTGCTCGATGTTTGGCCCCCTTGTGTGTATTTTCTGGCTCCGCCATTATTCTTCAAGAAATTTAGGGTTTGAGAAATAATAACTTGGTGATAGTTTCTAGCTTACCGACCTGTCTGAATCTATGTAGCTGTCGTCGGAAATGAGTGAAGCTTCTGACTGTACCTGAAGTCTGAAGCTTTTCAACACATCCAACATCTTCAATTCCTATATACAAAATAAATGGTTCGAGAAATACCAGCTTGCTGCTAGTTTGTAACTTACTGACTTGTCCGAACCAATGGTCGCTGGAAATAGGTCAAGCTTCAGGACCGGAAGCTATAGACACCC
This portion of the Triticum dicoccoides isolate Atlit2015 ecotype Zavitan chromosome 7A, WEW_v2.0, whole genome shotgun sequence genome encodes:
- the LOC119327893 gene encoding probable L-type lectin-domain containing receptor kinase S.5; amino-acid sequence: MTMPNTNSMFSFSCIVVLALGSRTCSCLQFTYPNFNAIKMDDFTFSPGSTIADGALQITPSTGNMRHRSGRLVYARETLKLWNNKRMAPTSFRTDFLLNILPGQNGAGEGMAFVLTNNPSLPNKSSGQWLGICNATTDGTKTDPVVAVEFDTRRSYEDDLDANHIGIDIDSIKSIRQYPLSNVSIILSSGSDVWVYQGDIYIDLSQFLQDKIYLVFAGSTGNFTQLNQIKAWNFTMIDE